The proteins below are encoded in one region of Prevotella melaninogenica ATCC 25845:
- a CDS encoding phosphorylcholine transferase LicD, translating to MIETFNTGETQESLRQEYNPDGSVLRKAQLRLLDMAIYLQETAKKIGVPCRLDGGNVLGAMRHGGFIPWDDDIDMVVDYKDFKRLCDYLKAHPHPQFVLQDNDTDPGFYKEWACLRDLKSENRSHDNQQSADRRMHEAQKFRGLHVDIFPYEGNMIPWLQRLAAKLSVNVNTKLAGRYPLLAQMSYKILHVIVFPVFRLVGKLFGNPDLYMHSYGAWFYEQNPRRCMIPHKDIVFEGHTFEGPADADELCRIAYGNYMDLPPRDKRDRHKIDVVFK from the coding sequence ATGATTGAAACTTTCAACACAGGAGAGACACAAGAAAGCCTCCGACAGGAATATAACCCAGACGGCTCTGTGCTAAGAAAAGCACAGTTGCGACTTCTCGACATGGCTATCTATCTGCAGGAAACAGCGAAGAAGATAGGTGTTCCTTGCCGACTTGATGGCGGAAATGTGTTAGGGGCAATGCGCCATGGGGGATTTATTCCTTGGGATGACGACATTGATATGGTTGTAGACTACAAGGATTTCAAACGTCTCTGTGATTATTTGAAGGCGCATCCACACCCTCAATTCGTCTTACAAGACAACGACACGGACCCTGGTTTCTATAAGGAATGGGCTTGTCTGCGTGATTTAAAGAGCGAGAACAGAAGTCATGATAATCAGCAGAGTGCTGACCGAAGAATGCATGAGGCGCAGAAGTTCAGAGGACTTCATGTAGACATCTTCCCCTATGAGGGTAATATGATTCCTTGGTTGCAGCGTTTGGCAGCAAAACTATCGGTCAATGTGAATACAAAGTTAGCTGGTCGTTATCCTCTCTTGGCACAAATGAGTTATAAAATCTTACATGTCATTGTCTTTCCAGTGTTCCGCTTGGTTGGGAAACTGTTTGGTAATCCTGACCTCTATATGCACTCTTACGGTGCATGGTTTTATGAGCAGAACCCTCGTCGTTGCATGATACCACATAAAGATATTGTCTTTGAAGGTCATACCTTTGAAGGGCCAGCCGATGCTGATGAGTTATGTCGTATCGCCTATGGGAACTATATGGACTTGCCACCAAGGGATAAGCGTGATAGACACAAGATAGATGTTGTCTTTAAGTAG